In the genome of Bremerella sp. JC817, one region contains:
- the lysS gene encoding lysine--tRNA ligase, producing the protein MLSADDRPWIEDENAAVHAIEAARRQKMDKLVAMGIDPWGQRFDNQQPVSEVRALEGEITETTSNENGRDQTTYSGPKVRVAGRIVLMRPTGKLIFINLVDRTGTIQLFLGQAQVGERNWEIAQCLDLGDIIGVDGELKKTKTGELTIFVEELHFLTKTLEAPPEKHKGLTDPELRQRMRYLDLAYGDGVLERFVQRTQIVRSVRDTLVEEGYFEIEGPTLHTIAGGAAARPFETFHNALGMPLVMRIALELHLKRLLVGGMERVFELGRVYRNEGISPRHNPEFTMLECYQAFGNYETMMDLTQKIIVNALDAIGSGYKVPFGDKEIDFTPPFQRRCYRDLLAEHAGIDPANEAEVIACAKKLGLETKGKHPDVLRNEIFEETVEDKLVGPIFVIDYPASICPLTKRKTGEPEIAERFELFIQGMELANAYTELNDPDLQEQLFRTQLEGMSEEDSMAKMDNDFVRALRNGMPPAGGLGIGIDRLVMLLTNSATIREIILFPLLRHEA; encoded by the coding sequence ATGCTGTCGGCCGACGATCGTCCGTGGATCGAAGACGAGAACGCCGCCGTGCATGCCATCGAAGCGGCTCGTCGTCAGAAGATGGACAAGCTGGTCGCGATGGGCATCGACCCCTGGGGTCAGCGCTTCGACAATCAGCAGCCTGTCTCCGAGGTGCGTGCCCTGGAAGGGGAAATCACCGAGACGACCAGCAACGAAAATGGTCGCGATCAAACCACCTACAGCGGGCCCAAGGTTCGCGTCGCAGGTCGTATCGTGCTGATGCGTCCGACCGGCAAGCTGATCTTCATCAACCTGGTCGATCGTACCGGCACCATCCAGTTGTTCCTCGGCCAGGCGCAAGTCGGCGAACGCAACTGGGAGATCGCTCAGTGTCTCGACTTGGGTGACATCATCGGTGTCGATGGCGAACTGAAGAAGACCAAGACCGGTGAACTGACAATCTTCGTCGAAGAGCTGCACTTCCTGACCAAGACGCTGGAAGCCCCGCCGGAAAAGCACAAGGGTCTGACCGATCCCGAACTGCGTCAGCGGATGCGATACCTCGACCTGGCCTATGGCGACGGCGTGCTGGAACGTTTCGTGCAGCGTACCCAGATCGTCCGTTCGGTTCGCGATACGCTGGTCGAAGAAGGTTACTTCGAGATCGAAGGCCCGACGCTGCACACCATCGCTGGTGGTGCTGCCGCTCGCCCATTTGAAACCTTCCACAACGCGCTCGGCATGCCGCTGGTGATGCGAATCGCCCTCGAGCTGCATCTGAAGCGACTGCTGGTTGGTGGCATGGAACGGGTCTTCGAGCTGGGACGCGTTTATCGCAACGAAGGGATCAGCCCGCGTCACAATCCAGAGTTCACCATGCTCGAATGTTACCAGGCCTTTGGTAACTACGAGACGATGATGGACCTGACGCAGAAGATCATCGTCAACGCCCTCGACGCGATCGGCTCGGGCTACAAGGTTCCGTTCGGCGACAAAGAAATCGATTTCACGCCGCCATTCCAGCGTCGCTGCTATCGCGATCTGCTAGCAGAACATGCCGGTATCGATCCAGCGAACGAAGCGGAAGTGATCGCTTGTGCCAAGAAGCTGGGGCTTGAAACCAAAGGCAAGCATCCCGACGTGCTGCGAAACGAAATCTTCGAAGAGACGGTCGAAGACAAGCTGGTCGGCCCGATCTTCGTGATCGACTATCCTGCTAGCATCTGCCCGTTGACCAAGCGGAAGACGGGCGAGCCGGAAATTGCCGAACGTTTCGAGCTGTTCATCCAAGGGATGGAACTGGCCAACGCCTATACCGAGCTGAACGATCCCGATCTGCAGGAACAGCTGTTCCGCACGCAGTTGGAAGGGATGTCGGAAGAGGACTCGATGGCCAAGATGGACAACGATTTCGTGCGTGCTTTACGCAACGGAATGCCGCCAGCTGGCGGACTTGGTATTGGCATCGACCGGCTTGTCATGTTACTAACTAACAGCGCGACGATTCGCGAAATCATTTTGTTCCCGCTGTTGCGGCATGAAGCCTAG